The Homo sapiens chromosome 19 genomic scaffold, GRCh38.p14 alternate locus group ALT_REF_LOCI_2 HSCHR19LRC_COX2_CTG3_1 genomic interval gggactacagggccgcaccaccatgcctggctaatttttttttgtatttttagtagagatgggcttttaccatgttggccaggctggtatcaaactcctgacctcaggtgatctgcccgccttggcctcccaaagtgctgggattacaggcatgagtcactgcgcctggccatcaaatatattaagaatatgGATATATTTATCAAGTGAACTTGGAAATACTTACACACATATTCAAATGTAACTTATATAaccacacataaatatgtatagatgTAAAACTTTAGATATTTAAGATGTAGTTACATACATATTGATATTTGAAGTGAGAATATTGGCAAGCAatatagaaataagtaaaatctcCATTGTCTCATGGTTTGTATACATTTCATCAGGAAATTAGAGGAGATCCATAGAAAAGCAATTAGAATGGGGTAATTTGGTAGTGAGTTAGCATGAAATACAATGAATATACTCAAACGAGTAGCTTTCTCATGgataattatcttttatttttaaaatatgaaagaataaagtACTTCACATATACATTGTTAAAGGTGTTGAATAATTCTTCAAGTTGGAATGAATATAATTCTTCAAATGTCCACCCAGGACACCCAGCTCCTCTTGACAGGACCTGACCCTCTGTGCCCAGCGTCATCACGGCAAGCATCTCCTCACTCACCAGCCTTGGAGTCGGACTTGTTTTGTGGTGGGCTGAGGGTCTCAGCTGCTCCTGAGAATCAAAACAGAGGAGAAGAGACATATTCAGAGGTAACTCATATGACAAATTATTCAACACCTTTGACAACTTATAAGTGAAGTATTtgattcctttatattttttaaacaaaagataaGTACCCATGAGAAAGCTACTGGTTTGGGTATATTCATTGTATTTCATATTAACTTATTACCAAATTGCCCTCttctgatttaaatttaaattaacaattttaaagcaTCTCTTTTTCCTATAAAAGAGGTTTAGTTAGATGTTAGAATTATCCAGTGATTGGACAACATTGGACATGAACCCCCCAGGCCCAGAGCTGGGCTGCACTGTAGCCCCCGCTGACCTCCCCCGGGTTTCCCATGCCACAGGGAGCCGCCCAGTCAGTTTCCCTCAGGCCACTGTGCTTTAAAACATCCAAacacagccgggcgcggtggctcacgcctataatctcagcactttgggaggctgaggcgggcacatcacaaggtcaggagatcgagaccatcatggttaacacagtgaaaccctgtctctactaaaaatataaaaaattagctgggcgtggtggtgggcgcctgtagtcccagctacttgggaggctgaggcaggagaatggcgtgaacctgggagacggaggttgcagtgagccgagatcgtgccactgcactccagcctgggagacagagcgagactccgtctcaaaaaaaaacaaaaaaaaagaaagacagcagATTCTAAAACAGTGGGGCTTTGTAAACCTTTGTTGTTTCAAAATACTGTGGCTTTGTCTTACTAAGCTGAGGTTCCAGGAGGGATGAGTGAAACTGCATGCACCCGCTCCCATCTCTGTTGGCTTTTTAACCCTTACAAGTCTCAGTTATTTGGAGAATCAGGACAGGGCCAGAGATGGCTGGAGATGAGAGCAGGTCTAGGATTGAGCCACATCCCAGATGCCCCAGAAGGTCAGAAATGAAGGGGCTTTGGGGCGGTCACATCCAGGCAGCTCCCCCTTATTCAGATGGGGAGTCCAGGGTGCAAGGGGAACGGTCTCTTTCAGAAGTTCCACCTCCCAAGGAGAGGCTGAACCACCACAGACCCAGCCCCACCTCCCCGGGCTCCTCCCACCTGACTCCTAGACCAAGTACCTGACTGTGATCTCCCCTGACCCTGGCTCTCCAATGAGAGGTGACGGCTCCTGGGAATCCTGCTGAGGGAGGGGGAAAGACCCCGCTGCTCCACTCATCAATGCTGAATCTTAgacacctccctcccctctgaaCACTACGGAGGGAACACCTGCCCCATCCCTGGAGCCCCAGGGAGCCACGCAGACCACACCCTTACTGTCCACCCTCCCCTCTGCTTCCCTGGAAATCAGACCCTGAATATTGGAGGTAGCATTGAGATGAGTCTAGAAAATTCTCTTGAGCTGGGagtggctgtttttttttgtgaCCCATGGGGTCAGGACTTAGAGGTTGGGACCCAGAGGCTCAGATTCTGAGGTGGAGACATCAGGAGGGGAGCGGGTGGGGCCTCCGTCTTCCACTCTCAGTCTAATCTCCTCTCCTCTGAGGTTCACCCCCCGGCCCCGCCATCTCCTCCCAGCCCTCCCTGCTCTTTACTCTACTGGGACTTCAGGGGTGGGAGCCAGGGGTGAGAGGTCCCTGTCGATTTCCACCCTCTCATGGTCTGGACCCTCCCCTGCAGACCCTCCCCCTTCACTCCCCTCATTCATTATTGTCCCAGAGCTCTGCTGGGGGCAGGGCCTGAGCTGAGCCTTTGAGCTCAGAGAGGACGGGGTCAGGGCCCTCACCTGAGACCACGAGCTCCAGGGGGTCACTGGGGTGAGTCAGCAGGTAGGGGTTGGAGCTGAGTGAGCCGTAGCACCTGTAGGTCCCCGCGTGGGCCGAGGTCACAGGACTCATGGGGAATTCAGCCTGGTACTTATGAGATTGGCGCTTTGATTTTAGACGCAGCGGGGAATCAGCTGCCCCCTCCTTGGTCAAAAGGAAAGTGTGCATCCCTCCCTGTGACTGACACAGCAGGGTCACGTTCTCTCCTGAGGCCACTGTGGGGCCCGGCCGCACGGAGAGGAAGGGTCTGGCACGGATCTGTCCTGGAGAGAAGAAGGATGGGTGAGGGGCTGCCCCACCTTGCTCTGAGCTGAGACCTCCCCAGGCCTCTCCCTGGGACCctcagtctctctgtctctgttttctctgagTCTCCCCTCCCCGCCCACCCCTGtcactgtctgtctctccctcccttagGACCCCCACCCCTCATCCCGGCCATCACCACCTGGGCTCCCCCAGCAGGGCCTTTgcggagcctgggtccctgactGAACCCGCTGGGCTCCTCACCTGTGATCAGGATGTCCAGGGGGTCGCTGGGGGCCGACCACTCGGAGGAGAGGTTGTATGCACCGGAGCATGTGTACTGGCCCCCGTAGGAGCGGCTCACAGGGCCCAGGGTGAAGTTGGCCTGGGAGAGCCCAGCCTGGGGCTGCCGGCCAGGGCGCTGGAGGAAGTCACGTCCCCACTCCTTGTACAGAACAAATCTGTCGTAGCCGGCATCAGAGCCACACTGGAAGGTCAGCTTCTCCCCAGGGGCCACGACAGGACCCGGCTGCACTGAGAGTGATGGCTTCTTAGAAACACCTGGGAAAAGGTGCTCATGGTTTCCAGGAGCCGACCCTCAGGCTTCCCCACAAACTTTCCCTCTCCCCCGGGGCCTCACCACTGCTGATCTTCCTGTGTCTCTGGCCCCAGGAGCCCTGAGCCCTCTCGCCCCAACATCATCCCACCTGGAGCTGCCCTGAGACGCGGCTCCTCCCCACCTGCCTGGAGACTCAGGGAGACTCAGGGAACCCCAGGCAATGCTGTGAATTTCTCACCTGGGACCAGGAGCCCCAGGAGATCACTGGGTAGAGACCACACATAGGGAGCGCGCGAGTCATAACCATAGCACCTGTACGACCACCTGCGACTTGGGCTCACGGGGCCCACGGAGAAGATGGCCCGGGATGACCCACGGGCATGGGAATGGGAGTTCAGGCATTGTGGGTGTTCATCTTCTCCTTCCTTACACAGAATGAAGCCATCAAATGCCACCTGTGAGTCACACTGGATGGTCACATTCCCTCCTGAGGTCACCACAGGGCTGGGCAGAGCTGAGAGGGTGGGTTTGCTGTAGGCTCCTAGGAGAGAAGGAGGCACCGTGTTAAATGGGGCTCAGACCTCCCGCGTCAtccccagggctgggctgtgAGAGGGAGAAGCCCCTGAGAGCTGACCCCCTTCCTGAGGGCGGAGCCTGGGGCTGGGATCCCTGAGTGTCAGCTCACCTGTCACCACCAGCTCCAGGGGGTCACTGCTCTCTGAGAGGCCTGCAGTGTGGCTGCCATAGATACAGCAATACCGCCCTGCATGTTCCCAGGTGATGGATAGGATGGGGAACTGGCCCTTCTTCACAAGCTCCTGTGGGATCCGTGT includes:
- the LILRA3 gene encoding leukocyte immunoglobulin-like receptor subfamily A member 3 isoform 2 precursor (isoform 2 precursor is encoded by transcript variant 2) — protein: MTPILTVLICLGLSLDPRTHVQAGPLPKPTLWAEPGSVITQGSPVTLRCQGSLETQEYHLYREKKTALWITRIPQELVKKGQFPILSITWEHAGRYCCIYGSHTAGLSESSDPLELVVTGAYSKPTLSALPSPVVTSGGNVTIQCDSQVAFDGFILCVSKKPSLSVQPGPVVAPGEKLTFQCGSDAGYDRFVLYKEWGRDFLQRPGRQPQAGLSQANFTLGPVSRSYGGQYTCSGAYNLSSEWSAPSDPLDILITGQIRARPFLSVRPGPTVASGENVTLLCQSQGGMHTFLLTKEGAADSPLRLKSKRQSHKYQAEFPMSPVTSAHAGTYRCYGSLSSNPYLLTHPSDPLELVVSGAAETLSPPQNKSDSKAGE
- the LILRA3 gene encoding leukocyte immunoglobulin-like receptor subfamily A member 3 isoform 1 precursor (isoform 1 precursor is encoded by transcript variant 1) gives rise to the protein MTPILTVLICLGLSLDPRTHVQAGPLPKPTLWAEPGSVITQGSPVTLRCQGSLETQEYHLYREKKTALWITRIPQELVKKGQFPILSITWEHAGRYCCIYGSHTAGLSESSDPLELVVTGAYSKPTLSALPSPVVTSGGNVTIQCDSQVAFDGFILCKEGEDEHPQCLNSHSHARGSSRAIFSVGPVSPSRRWSYRCYGYDSRAPYVWSLPSDLLGLLVPGVSKKPSLSVQPGPVVAPGEKLTFQCGSDAGYDRFVLYKEWGRDFLQRPGRQPQAGLSQANFTLGPVSRSYGGQYTCSGAYNLSSEWSAPSDPLDILITGQIRARPFLSVRPGPTVASGENVTLLCQSQGGMHTFLLTKEGAADSPLRLKSKRQSHKYQAEFPMSPVTSAHAGTYRCYGSLSSNPYLLTHPSDPLELVVSGAAETLSPPQNKSDSKAGE